The proteins below are encoded in one region of Geomonas ferrireducens:
- a CDS encoding ParA family protein, whose protein sequence is MRAMKNYPYVITVSSEKGGVGKTTLATNLAIFLKALDENLPVSIFSFDNHFSIDKMFSIKGQKLNGSVADLLLETRGRDLLHTGQYGVNYIPSSTALPDLRGSLKGPMVLARLLAMSEIPGVLIIDTRPDLDVMTQNALYAADRVLVPIKDMASMDNCRNIFELFDKRGLDRKSLSLIPCLIDERIKFEGMFKDQKTLLKAFAINRGFRCSDIFISKSPKVESLNTNPEGKIYPILTHGRGTDVYGQFAALGQWCIKEYYETEEPRAMLYDKWQHEENKRKKEEYFGRLSGLKSQCLVCGKELGQDSQVSYYCESSDGAASGYMEAECFTGFLISTIFKIEKQLPADDPTRQMIHQTALESVFVLNPGVGDEAGSIDFHRFDLAGGELLKKKYPMARAPERDGFSGIMQETLAGYGGELRDAFLMVHPVSGDNPASILVDEKYREVARLKKRIAGQL, encoded by the coding sequence ATGCGCGCCATGAAAAATTACCCTTATGTAATAACTGTTTCCTCGGAAAAAGGGGGCGTGGGTAAGACCACGCTGGCCACCAACCTCGCGATCTTTCTGAAGGCGCTGGACGAAAACCTCCCGGTCTCCATCTTCTCCTTCGACAACCATTTCTCCATCGACAAGATGTTCTCCATAAAGGGGCAGAAGTTAAACGGCTCCGTCGCCGACCTTTTGCTGGAGACTCGTGGGCGCGACCTGTTGCACACCGGGCAGTACGGGGTTAATTACATCCCTTCCTCGACCGCCCTTCCGGACCTGCGCGGCTCGCTTAAGGGACCGATGGTGCTCGCGCGCCTGCTCGCCATGTCGGAGATCCCGGGGGTGCTCATCATCGACACCCGGCCGGACCTCGACGTGATGACCCAGAACGCGCTCTACGCGGCGGACCGGGTGCTGGTTCCGATCAAGGACATGGCCAGCATGGACAACTGCCGCAACATCTTCGAGCTCTTCGACAAGCGGGGGCTGGACAGAAAGAGCCTCTCCCTCATCCCCTGCCTCATCGACGAGCGCATCAAGTTCGAGGGTATGTTCAAGGACCAGAAGACCCTTTTGAAGGCCTTCGCCATCAACCGCGGTTTCCGCTGCTCCGACATCTTCATCTCGAAGAGTCCGAAGGTCGAGAGTCTCAACACCAACCCGGAGGGGAAGATCTACCCGATCCTCACCCACGGGCGCGGCACCGACGTCTACGGCCAGTTCGCGGCTCTCGGGCAGTGGTGCATCAAGGAGTATTACGAAACCGAAGAGCCGCGCGCCATGCTATACGACAAGTGGCAGCACGAGGAGAACAAGCGCAAGAAGGAAGAGTATTTCGGCAGGCTTTCGGGGCTTAAGAGCCAGTGCCTTGTCTGCGGAAAGGAGCTCGGGCAGGACTCGCAGGTCTCCTACTACTGCGAGAGTTCCGACGGGGCAGCGAGCGGCTACATGGAAGCCGAATGCTTCACCGGCTTCCTGATCTCGACCATCTTCAAGATCGAGAAGCAGCTGCCGGCCGACGATCCGACCAGGCAGATGATCCACCAGACCGCCCTGGAGTCGGTGTTCGTGCTGAACCCGGGGGTCGGGGACGAGGCCGGGAGCATCGATTTCCACCGCTTCGACCTAGCCGGCGGCGAATTATTGAAGAAGAAATACCCGATGGCGCGCGCGCCGGAGCGCGACGGATTTTCGGGGATCATGCAGGAGACTCTTGCCGGGTACGGCGGGGAGCTGCGCGACGCATTTTTGATGGTTCATCCGGTAAGCGGCGACAACCCCGCTTCGATACTTGTGGACGAGAAGTACCGCGAGGTTGCGCGACTGAAGAAGAGGATCGCGGGACAGCTCTAA
- a CDS encoding peptidase MA family metallohydrolase, translating to MPKIPPLLVAFLLYAGPALAADPLTLSAKADQMIARGDLAQAVDELKAATSLFPYDEGVRRKLAFTYTEIAKRDLQSGHFPAAAEHFGQAHELLPASAELGLMRGIALYLGKDYAAAREELLQAGEGSEPLIYLGKISYDTGDLPGALEFWRRAKGKAPDNKTLETLIVKAERELPVESRMDKGYSSMFDLSYDAELPPGLSAEVLDALESAYNAVGTDLGVFPTTRIPVLLYTKKDYSSVTTGPDWSGGLYDGKIRLPVGGLTRVTPQLRAIIFHEFTHVLVAELTHGNVPTWLNEGLAEIEGRKEFAPPLPRFGAVHGKHVLPLASLSRGFAGMGGEEAWLAYQQSHAMASFMVQRYGWYAMQQLLKYLGERVGIEEAVAKALSDYGLDLDGVMREWRESLTATAAGDGAN from the coding sequence ATGCCTAAGATCCCCCCGCTCCTCGTTGCCTTCCTGCTTTATGCCGGTCCGGCCCTGGCTGCCGACCCGCTCACCTTGAGCGCCAAGGCCGACCAGATGATCGCCAGGGGGGACCTCGCCCAGGCGGTCGACGAACTGAAGGCCGCCACCTCGCTCTTTCCTTACGACGAAGGGGTGCGTCGCAAGCTCGCCTTCACCTACACTGAAATCGCCAAGCGCGACCTGCAGTCAGGGCATTTCCCCGCCGCCGCCGAACATTTCGGACAGGCGCACGAACTCCTCCCGGCAAGTGCCGAACTGGGCCTCATGCGCGGCATCGCGCTTTATCTCGGCAAGGATTACGCGGCGGCCCGCGAGGAGCTTTTGCAGGCCGGGGAGGGGAGCGAGCCGCTCATCTACCTCGGAAAGATCAGCTATGACACTGGCGACCTCCCCGGCGCACTCGAGTTCTGGCGGCGGGCGAAAGGGAAGGCACCGGACAACAAGACGCTGGAGACCCTGATCGTCAAGGCGGAGCGCGAGCTCCCCGTCGAGTCGCGCATGGACAAGGGGTACAGCTCGATGTTCGACCTCTCGTACGATGCCGAGCTGCCGCCCGGGCTCTCCGCCGAGGTGCTGGACGCGCTCGAGAGCGCCTACAACGCGGTCGGCACCGACCTCGGCGTCTTCCCTACCACGCGCATCCCGGTCCTGCTCTACACGAAGAAGGACTACAGCAGCGTGACCACCGGGCCGGACTGGTCCGGAGGGCTCTACGACGGCAAGATCCGCCTGCCGGTTGGTGGGCTCACCCGGGTGACGCCGCAACTGCGCGCCATCATCTTCCACGAGTTCACCCACGTCCTCGTCGCGGAACTTACCCACGGCAACGTTCCCACCTGGCTGAACGAAGGTCTCGCCGAAATCGAAGGGCGCAAGGAGTTCGCCCCGCCCCTGCCCCGATTCGGCGCCGTACATGGGAAGCACGTGCTGCCGCTTGCGTCCCTCTCCCGCGGCTTTGCCGGGATGGGGGGAGAGGAGGCGTGGCTTGCCTACCAGCAAAGCCATGCCATGGCGTCGTTCATGGTGCAGCGCTACGGCTGGTACGCCATGCAGCAGTTGCTCAAGTATCTGGGTGAGCGCGTCGGCATCGAGGAGGCCGTCGCCAAGGCTCTTTCCGACTACGGGTTGGATCTGGACGGCGTGATGCGTGAGTGGCGTGAGTCGCTGACAGCAACGGCTGCGGGCGACGGTGCCAACTGA
- a CDS encoding exodeoxyribonuclease VII small subunit — MAVEKFETALKKLEDVVKKLEGGELSLEDSLKAFEEGVKYSAFCSKKLNEAERRVELLVKQRDGSLTTRPFEDEE, encoded by the coding sequence ATGGCCGTAGAAAAATTCGAGACAGCGCTCAAGAAGCTCGAAGACGTCGTGAAGAAGCTGGAAGGGGGAGAACTTTCCCTCGAGGACTCGCTGAAGGCCTTCGAGGAAGGGGTGAAGTATTCCGCCTTCTGCAGCAAAAAGCTGAACGAGGCCGAGCGCCGCGTCGAGCTTCTCGTAAAGCAGCGCGACGGCAGCCTGACCACCCGCCCCTTTGAGGACGAAGAGTGA
- a CDS encoding c-type cytochrome, whose amino-acid sequence MTGKTARLIFWLGTLSSAAIFLWQTYDFHKQTPKFTHTDKLTEQVVAGKKVWHKYNCNDCHTILGFGGYYAPDMTKAFYRLGENNIASIVQHPEVMYKNSFRKMPHLGVSETETKQLVSFLRWVGEIENRHWPPQDEKFVEAYKLRESQPQKLDKVHLVLQACGGCHTFENQGRNVGGDLTAIANRITYDRQTLINYMINPQSVRPGVAMPPQDVSPQTAGIIADFILSLKSTKEVSK is encoded by the coding sequence ATGACCGGGAAAACAGCTCGTCTGATCTTCTGGCTGGGGACGCTTTCCTCCGCCGCGATCTTCCTCTGGCAAACCTACGATTTCCACAAGCAGACTCCGAAGTTCACCCACACCGACAAGCTCACCGAACAAGTCGTCGCAGGCAAGAAAGTCTGGCACAAGTACAACTGCAACGACTGCCACACCATCCTGGGCTTCGGCGGCTATTACGCGCCGGACATGACCAAGGCTTTCTACCGCTTGGGTGAGAACAACATCGCCTCGATCGTGCAGCACCCGGAGGTGATGTACAAAAACTCCTTCCGCAAGATGCCCCATCTCGGTGTCAGCGAGACAGAGACGAAGCAACTGGTCAGCTTCCTGCGCTGGGTTGGCGAAATCGAGAACCGCCACTGGCCGCCTCAGGACGAGAAGTTCGTGGAGGCGTACAAGCTGCGCGAGTCTCAGCCGCAGAAGCTCGACAAGGTGCACCTCGTCCTGCAGGCATGCGGCGGGTGTCACACCTTCGAGAACCAGGGGCGCAACGTGGGCGGTGACCTGACCGCCATCGCCAACCGGATCACCTATGATCGCCAGACCCTGATCAACTACATGATCAACCCGCAGTCGGTGCGGCCGGGTGTCGCCATGCCGCCGCAGGACGTCTCGCCGCAGACAGCCGGGATCATCGCCGACTTCATCCTGAGCCTTAAGTCGACCAAGGAGGTGAGCAAATGA
- the dxs gene encoding 1-deoxy-D-xylulose-5-phosphate synthase gives MAGILDGITEPSQLKALSLRELETLAEELRARIIETCAANGGHVAPSLGVVELTIALHRVFDSPKDKIVWDVGHQAYAHKLLTGRKERFGTLRTLGGISGFPKRCESPHDSFDVGHSSTSISAGVGFAVARDLKKERNKVLTVIGDGAMTGGLAFEGLNHAGELNKDLVVILNDNEMSISENVGALSNLLSRTITSEYVHRAKKDLEAFLEGVPMFGRSVLKIAKRAEESLKTLFTPGMLFEAFGFEYIGPIDGHDIPKLLETLENVKRFDDAVLIHVLTRKGKGYLPAEANPSLFHGVGPFDQKSGKVLKGKGGAASYTGVFGETVKRLAHEDDRIVAITAAMPDGTGLTPFAREFPDRFFDVGIAEQHAITFAAGLAAEGFRPVVALYSSFLQRGYDQLFHDVCLQELPVTFAIDRAGVVGNDGPTHHGVFDLSYLRAVPGLTIMAPKDENELQHMLVTALSLPGPAALRYPRGNGLGVPMDQILEPLPIGRGELLEKGKDGAIVAVGTMVQPAREAAAALAADGIELSVMNARFVKPLDADLILSLAETGFLVTLEDNVVQGGFGTAVLELLEERGVTGVKVLRLGYPDRFVEQGEQAELKAAYRLDAAGIAASIREARRPIPARSEAAAPVGEPVPDQPHA, from the coding sequence ATGGCAGGTATCCTCGACGGCATCACCGAACCCAGTCAGCTGAAAGCGCTTTCCCTGCGCGAGCTGGAGACGCTCGCCGAGGAACTGCGTGCCCGCATCATCGAGACCTGCGCCGCAAACGGCGGCCATGTCGCGCCGAGTCTCGGCGTCGTCGAGCTCACCATCGCGCTGCACCGCGTCTTCGACTCCCCGAAGGACAAGATCGTCTGGGACGTGGGGCACCAGGCATACGCCCACAAGCTTCTTACCGGCAGGAAGGAACGCTTCGGCACGCTGCGCACCCTCGGCGGAATCAGCGGCTTTCCCAAACGCTGCGAGTCGCCGCACGACAGCTTCGACGTCGGCCACTCCTCGACCTCGATATCGGCAGGGGTCGGCTTCGCCGTGGCGCGCGACCTGAAAAAGGAGCGCAACAAGGTTCTCACCGTGATAGGCGACGGCGCCATGACCGGTGGCCTCGCTTTCGAGGGGCTGAACCACGCGGGCGAGCTGAACAAGGACCTGGTCGTCATCCTGAACGACAACGAGATGTCCATCTCGGAGAACGTAGGCGCCCTGTCGAACCTGCTTTCGCGCACCATCACCAGCGAGTACGTGCACCGGGCCAAGAAGGACCTGGAGGCCTTTCTCGAGGGTGTTCCCATGTTCGGGCGCTCCGTTTTGAAGATCGCCAAGCGCGCCGAGGAATCGCTGAAGACCCTGTTCACCCCCGGCATGCTTTTCGAGGCCTTCGGCTTCGAGTACATAGGCCCCATCGACGGGCACGACATCCCGAAACTCCTTGAGACGCTCGAGAACGTTAAGCGTTTCGACGACGCGGTGCTCATCCACGTGCTCACCAGGAAGGGGAAGGGGTATCTCCCGGCCGAGGCGAACCCGTCGCTTTTCCACGGCGTCGGCCCCTTCGACCAGAAGAGCGGCAAGGTGCTGAAAGGGAAGGGGGGCGCCGCCTCCTACACCGGCGTCTTTGGCGAAACGGTGAAAAGGCTTGCCCACGAAGACGACCGCATCGTCGCCATCACCGCTGCCATGCCGGACGGTACCGGGCTCACCCCCTTTGCCAGGGAGTTCCCGGACCGTTTCTTCGACGTGGGGATCGCCGAGCAACATGCCATCACCTTTGCCGCCGGCCTCGCCGCGGAAGGGTTCCGTCCGGTGGTCGCCCTCTACTCATCCTTCTTGCAGCGCGGCTACGACCAGCTCTTCCACGACGTCTGCCTGCAGGAGCTCCCGGTCACCTTTGCCATCGATCGCGCCGGTGTGGTGGGTAACGACGGCCCCACCCATCACGGCGTTTTCGACCTCTCCTATCTGCGTGCGGTCCCGGGACTCACCATCATGGCCCCGAAGGACGAGAACGAGCTGCAGCACATGCTGGTGACCGCGCTCTCGCTTCCCGGCCCCGCCGCGTTACGCTACCCGCGCGGCAACGGCCTCGGCGTTCCGATGGACCAGATTCTCGAGCCGCTCCCCATCGGCCGCGGCGAACTCCTCGAGAAGGGGAAGGACGGCGCCATCGTCGCCGTCGGCACCATGGTGCAGCCGGCCCGCGAGGCGGCGGCAGCTCTTGCCGCTGACGGAATCGAACTTTCCGTCATGAACGCCCGCTTCGTAAAGCCGCTCGATGCCGACCTCATCCTCTCGCTCGCCGAGACCGGTTTCCTGGTCACCCTCGAGGACAACGTGGTGCAGGGTGGCTTTGGCACCGCCGTTCTGGAGCTACTCGAGGAGCGCGGCGTCACCGGCGTAAAGGTGCTGCGCCTTGGCTACCCCGACCGCTTCGTCGAACAGGGTGAGCAGGCCGAGCTGAAGGCCGCCTACCGGCTGGACGCCGCCGGCATCGCGGCGAGTATCCGGGAGGCGCGGCGCCCGATTCCGGCCCGCTCCGAAGCGGCGGCTCCGGTCGGGGAACCCGTCCCGGACCAGCCGCATGCCTAA
- a CDS encoding divergent polysaccharide deacetylase family protein, giving the protein MAKKGRAVNRRKSSSGGGRRPLFALLAVAVLIGLTFLLLEWFKKPAPPVAPPPKPSVSAPKHMPLPERAAPVQQKMSTAEAPPAPKPHPAALPKAHGPGRLAIIIDDMGTNLQELKTLQSIGQPLTYSVIPSLAHAKDVAEGAHAAGAQVMVHMPMEPEGYPKLKMESVGVLLSMDDAEVAGRVRGYFRTVPHAVGANNHMGSRFTQDAGKMRVVLQVLKEKGVFFVDSKTSPASVGYREAKAMGMKCAARQVFLDNVQDEAAIGRQLAQAAAIARKKGAAIAICHPHPATMRALKLYMPELARSGITFVHASELAS; this is encoded by the coding sequence GTGGCGAAAAAGGGTAGGGCGGTAAACAGACGGAAATCTTCTTCAGGCGGCGGACGCAGGCCGCTTTTTGCACTTCTGGCGGTAGCCGTTCTCATCGGCCTCACCTTCTTGTTGCTCGAGTGGTTCAAGAAACCGGCGCCGCCGGTGGCTCCCCCGCCGAAACCATCAGTTTCCGCGCCGAAACACATGCCGTTACCGGAGCGGGCGGCACCCGTGCAGCAGAAGATGTCCACCGCAGAGGCTCCCCCCGCACCTAAGCCGCACCCGGCTGCGTTGCCGAAAGCGCACGGCCCTGGGCGTCTGGCCATCATCATCGACGACATGGGGACGAACCTCCAGGAGTTGAAGACCCTGCAGTCGATCGGGCAGCCGCTCACGTATTCTGTTATTCCGAGCCTCGCCCATGCAAAGGACGTGGCCGAGGGGGCGCACGCAGCCGGTGCCCAGGTGATGGTGCACATGCCGATGGAGCCCGAGGGGTACCCGAAGCTGAAGATGGAATCGGTCGGGGTGCTGCTATCGATGGACGATGCAGAAGTCGCCGGGCGGGTGAGGGGGTATTTCCGTACCGTCCCCCATGCCGTAGGCGCCAACAACCACATGGGATCGCGCTTCACCCAGGATGCCGGCAAGATGAGGGTGGTTTTGCAGGTATTGAAGGAGAAGGGGGTATTCTTCGTCGACAGCAAGACCAGCCCCGCCTCGGTGGGGTACCGGGAGGCGAAGGCCATGGGGATGAAGTGTGCGGCGCGCCAGGTGTTTCTGGACAACGTGCAGGATGAGGCGGCGATCGGCAGGCAGCTTGCGCAGGCCGCGGCCATAGCAAGAAAAAAGGGTGCGGCGATAGCTATCTGTCATCCGCACCCTGCGACCATGCGAGCCCTGAAGCTCTATATGCCCGAACTAGCCCGAAGCGGCATCACCTTCGTCCACGCTTCGGAGCTGGCTTCTTAA
- the xseA gene encoding exodeoxyribonuclease VII large subunit has translation MQLFKERRVLTVSALTALVRGLLEENFDQVWVEGEISNIACPQSGHCYFTLKDPGAQIRCVMFRGAFRTLKFTPRDGMRVVLRGRMTLFEPRGEYQLSVDAMEPQGIGALQMAFIQLKERLAKEGLFSELHKREIPKLPRRIGVVTSPTGAAIRDILTVLSRRFANVELLIAPVRVQGEGAAQEIAAAIADLNRVGNVDVMIVGRGGGSLEDLWAFNEEVVARAIHRSAVPVISAVGHEIDFTIADFVADLRAATPSAAAELVVRSKNELTAEVEGLTHRLAVAQSRRLERARAQVVALSRAVADPSRILGHLAQRVDSLDARLVREAGLILDDASERIVSLAARLARQSPALILGQNAERLSTFTLRLDHAMTRRLACAAESVGRATGTLNAVSPLATLSRGYSIARKLPGRAVVTSHRQIAPGDRLELSLAAGSALCTVEETRGE, from the coding sequence ATGCAGCTCTTCAAAGAACGGCGGGTCCTCACGGTAAGCGCGTTGACAGCGCTGGTGCGCGGCCTTTTGGAGGAGAACTTCGACCAGGTATGGGTCGAGGGGGAAATCTCCAACATCGCCTGCCCGCAGTCCGGCCACTGCTACTTCACCCTCAAGGACCCCGGCGCCCAGATCCGCTGCGTCATGTTCCGGGGCGCCTTCCGCACTTTAAAGTTCACCCCCCGCGACGGGATGCGCGTCGTCCTGCGCGGCCGGATGACCCTTTTCGAGCCGCGCGGCGAATACCAGCTCTCTGTGGACGCCATGGAACCGCAGGGGATCGGTGCGCTGCAGATGGCCTTCATCCAGCTGAAGGAGCGTCTCGCCAAGGAGGGGCTCTTCTCGGAGCTCCACAAGCGTGAGATCCCCAAGCTGCCGCGCAGGATCGGCGTGGTCACTTCCCCCACCGGCGCCGCCATCCGCGACATCCTCACCGTGCTCTCGCGCCGCTTCGCCAACGTGGAACTCCTTATCGCGCCGGTCCGCGTTCAGGGGGAGGGGGCGGCGCAGGAGATCGCTGCGGCCATCGCCGACCTGAACCGTGTCGGGAACGTCGACGTCATGATCGTCGGGCGCGGCGGCGGGTCCCTCGAGGATCTCTGGGCCTTCAACGAGGAGGTGGTGGCGCGGGCGATCCACCGCTCCGCCGTTCCGGTCATCTCGGCCGTGGGGCACGAGATCGACTTCACCATCGCCGACTTCGTCGCCGACCTGCGCGCCGCGACCCCCTCCGCCGCGGCGGAACTGGTGGTAAGAAGCAAGAACGAGCTGACCGCCGAGGTGGAAGGGCTCACGCACCGCCTCGCGGTGGCCCAGTCACGAAGGCTCGAGCGCGCCCGCGCCCAGGTCGTCGCGCTTTCCCGCGCCGTCGCTGACCCGAGCCGCATCCTTGGCCACCTCGCCCAGCGGGTCGACTCGCTGGACGCGAGGCTCGTGCGGGAAGCGGGGCTCATCCTCGACGATGCCTCCGAGCGGATCGTCTCCCTTGCCGCGCGGCTCGCCCGCCAGAGTCCGGCTCTCATCCTCGGACAGAACGCGGAGCGCCTCTCCACCTTCACGCTGCGCCTCGACCACGCCATGACCAGGCGCCTCGCCTGCGCCGCCGAGAGTGTCGGGCGCGCCACCGGGACGCTCAACGCCGTCTCGCCCCTTGCCACCCTTTCCCGTGGCTACAGCATCGCCCGGAAGCTGCCCGGGCGCGCCGTGGTCACCTCGCACCGCCAGATCGCCCCGGGCGACAGGCTCGAACTCTCCCTCGCCGCTGGCAGCGCGCTCTGCACCGTGGAGGAAACCCGCGGAGAGTGA
- a CDS encoding hemerythrin family protein, protein MLMQWNDDLNIGVLEIDIQHKLLFDKFNAFADAYQSQQNTDEIMRMFWFLEAYAVTHFKDEEKLMQQVRYPDYEKHRAKHVAFVEEVNKLKERLKVEGLTAPLVTTMTGFITNWLIDHISTMDRAIGRFVQNSSQLSTR, encoded by the coding sequence ATGTTGATGCAATGGAACGACGATCTGAACATAGGCGTGCTTGAGATAGATATCCAGCACAAGCTTCTTTTCGACAAGTTCAACGCTTTTGCCGACGCCTACCAGTCCCAACAGAATACCGACGAGATCATGAGGATGTTCTGGTTCCTCGAAGCCTACGCCGTCACCCATTTCAAGGACGAAGAGAAGCTGATGCAGCAGGTGCGCTACCCCGACTACGAAAAGCACCGCGCCAAGCACGTGGCGTTTGTGGAAGAGGTCAACAAGCTCAAGGAGCGCCTCAAAGTTGAAGGACTGACCGCCCCCCTCGTCACCACGATGACCGGCTTCATCACCAATTGGCTCATCGACCACATCTCCACCATGGACCGCGCCATCGGCCGCTTCGTACAGAATTCTTCACAGCTTTCCACGCGCTGA
- a CDS encoding DUF2442 domain-containing protein has translation MKSTSADNEAVEPAAIRAWAESRTVFVELTDGRIIGFPANRFPLLAQATDEELKEVTIRLNGFALRWEKLDEDITVPGIVAGNFPLPYVMN, from the coding sequence ATGAAATCCACAAGCGCAGATAACGAAGCAGTGGAACCTGCAGCAATCAGAGCCTGGGCTGAGAGCCGTACCGTTTTTGTGGAACTCACGGATGGCAGAATCATAGGCTTTCCGGCCAACCGTTTCCCTTTATTGGCGCAAGCAACCGATGAGGAGTTGAAAGAAGTGACCATCAGGCTGAATGGTTTCGCTCTTAGATGGGAAAAACTCGACGAAGACATTACCGTGCCCGGTATAGTGGCCGGCAATTTCCCCTTACCTTACGTGATGAACTGA
- a CDS encoding polyprenyl synthetase family protein, whose translation MDLKEYLKQKCQLVDQALERFLPAASELPSSLHGSMRYSVFAGGKRVRPVLMLAACEAVGGSPDAVMPAACAMEMIHTYSLIHDDLPAMDNDDFRRGNPTNHKVYGEATAILAGDALLTEAFILLSTEGQGGDPAARLRVIQEIAVAAGSRGMVGGQVVDMESEGRHDVDMATLSYIHTHKTGALIRASVRSGAIMGGASEEQFKALTRYADAIGLAFQIADDILDVEGTTEELGKDAGSDQARGKATYPALMGLEASKTRAQELVQIALDALAIFDDRAEPLRAIASYIVKRKS comes from the coding sequence ATGGATCTCAAGGAATACCTGAAGCAGAAATGCCAGTTGGTCGACCAGGCGCTGGAGCGCTTTCTCCCAGCCGCCTCCGAACTCCCCTCCTCGCTGCACGGCTCGATGCGCTACTCGGTCTTCGCCGGTGGCAAGCGCGTTCGCCCCGTCCTCATGCTTGCCGCATGCGAGGCGGTCGGCGGCTCACCCGACGCGGTGATGCCCGCGGCCTGCGCCATGGAGATGATCCACACCTACTCGCTGATCCACGACGACCTTCCCGCCATGGACAACGACGATTTCCGCCGGGGCAACCCGACCAACCACAAGGTCTACGGCGAGGCGACCGCCATCCTGGCGGGTGATGCCCTCCTGACCGAGGCGTTCATCCTCCTCTCCACGGAGGGGCAGGGGGGGGACCCCGCGGCGCGCCTCAGGGTGATCCAGGAGATCGCCGTCGCCGCCGGTTCGCGCGGCATGGTCGGCGGCCAGGTGGTCGACATGGAAAGTGAAGGGCGCCACGACGTCGACATGGCCACGCTCTCCTACATCCACACCCACAAAACCGGCGCCCTGATCCGCGCCTCGGTCCGCTCCGGCGCCATTATGGGGGGGGCGAGCGAGGAGCAGTTCAAGGCGCTCACCCGCTACGCCGACGCCATCGGCCTCGCCTTCCAGATCGCCGACGACATCCTGGACGTGGAAGGGACCACCGAGGAACTCGGCAAGGACGCAGGCAGCGACCAGGCCCGCGGCAAGGCGACCTATCCCGCCCTCATGGGGCTCGAGGCCTCGAAGACGCGCGCCCAGGAACTGGTGCAGATCGCGCTCGACGCCCTCGCCATCTTCGACGACCGCGCCGAGCCCTTACGGGCCATCGCCTCGTACATCGTAAAAAGGAAATCGTAA
- a CDS encoding DUF4160 domain-containing protein, which yields MRSGTYRFHFYSDEGREPPHIHVETPDGECKFWLIPIRLASNKGISPLVLRDIERLVYRNKELFEEKFHEIHKRR from the coding sequence ATGAGAAGTGGCACGTACCGGTTTCACTTCTATTCGGACGAAGGGCGAGAGCCGCCCCACATCCATGTGGAAACGCCGGACGGTGAGTGTAAGTTTTGGTTGATCCCGATACGGCTGGCAAGCAACAAGGGGATCAGCCCGCTTGTGTTGAGAGATATCGAGAGGCTGGTTTACCGTAACAAGGAATTGTTTGAGGAGAAGTTTCATGAAATCCACAAGCGCAGATAA
- the ric gene encoding iron-sulfur cluster repair di-iron protein: MTETVGSVVAKDFRAAEVLEKYGIDFCCGGNVPLAQACREKGIDIEALRGELEEVATRPQDRSQNYDAWDLPFLADYIKNQHHSYLKENIPTIAAYADKIAQVHGENHPEVVMIAQIFRKVAMDMAQHLKSEEEQLFPAIKRLTELHEQGAAPAGDEITKLKAVLAELGHEHDEVGAAVHEIRRLARNYTVPDDVCNTFMVTYEKLKEFEDDLHKHVHLENNILFPKAAKL, from the coding sequence ATGACGGAAACCGTAGGCTCAGTGGTCGCAAAAGACTTCCGCGCCGCCGAGGTCCTTGAAAAATACGGCATCGACTTCTGCTGCGGCGGGAACGTCCCGCTGGCGCAGGCATGCAGGGAAAAGGGGATCGACATCGAGGCGCTGCGCGGCGAGCTCGAAGAGGTGGCAACCCGCCCGCAGGACCGCAGCCAGAACTACGACGCATGGGATCTCCCCTTCCTCGCCGACTACATCAAGAACCAGCACCACAGCTACCTGAAGGAAAACATCCCGACCATCGCCGCTTACGCCGACAAGATCGCCCAGGTGCACGGGGAAAACCATCCCGAGGTGGTGATGATAGCCCAGATCTTCAGGAAGGTCGCCATGGACATGGCTCAGCACCTTAAAAGCGAAGAGGAGCAGCTTTTCCCGGCCATCAAACGGCTGACGGAACTGCACGAGCAGGGCGCGGCACCGGCCGGCGACGAGATTACGAAGCTGAAGGCGGTACTCGCCGAACTGGGGCACGAGCACGACGAGGTCGGCGCGGCGGTGCACGAGATACGCCGGCTCGCCAGGAACTACACCGTCCCCGACGACGTCTGCAATACCTTCATGGTCACTTACGAGAAGCTGAAGGAGTTCGAGGACGACCTGCACAAGCACGTGCACCTGGAAAACAACATCCTCTTCCCGAAGGCCGCGAAGCTCTGA